In a genomic window of Thermodesulfobacteriota bacterium:
- a CDS encoding glycosyltransferase family 2 protein, with translation MNVIVTLTALNEAKNIGRVITAIRESGYGCILVDDGSTDNTREIAASLGAAVIRHAVNLGQGYAVLTSFKAALTEDCDIIIEMDADGQHDPAQIPRFIEKLETTRADIVVGSRILGSNYSTAPFFRRTFLPYFTWIINRLSGYTMTDSMCGFRAFRKESLVRVAGLLNDMLEPQYLAAEMFLRFARAGLTVAEVPIDLKERSSGISYKGLARYGFGVIKAITRVLVDKSYRHLRQPCE, from the coding sequence ATGAACGTTATCGTCACCCTGACCGCCCTGAACGAGGCCAAAAACATCGGCCGTGTTATTACGGCCATCCGGGAAAGCGGCTATGGATGCATCCTGGTGGATGACGGTTCCACCGATAACACCCGGGAGATTGCCGCCTCCCTGGGCGCAGCGGTCATCCGCCACGCGGTCAACCTCGGGCAGGGCTACGCGGTGCTGACCAGCTTCAAGGCGGCCCTGACGGAGGACTGCGACATCATCATTGAAATGGATGCCGACGGACAGCACGATCCGGCGCAGATTCCCCGGTTCATTGAAAAACTGGAAACCACCCGCGCCGATATCGTGGTCGGTTCCCGCATTCTCGGCTCAAACTACAGCACCGCCCCGTTTTTCCGCAGAACGTTTCTGCCGTATTTCACCTGGATCATCAACCGGCTCAGCGGCTATACCATGACGGATTCCATGTGCGGCTTCCGGGCCTTCCGGAAAGAATCCCTGGTCCGGGTGGCGGGGCTGCTCAACGACATGCTGGAACCCCAGTACCTGGCGGCGGAAATGTTTCTGCGTTTCGCCAGGGCCGGCCTGACCGTGGCCGAAGTTCCCATCGATCTTAAGGAACGTTCCAGCGGTATTTCGTATAAAGGACTGGCGCGCTATGGTTTTGGCGTCATTAAAGCCATCACCCGCGTGCTGGTCGACAAATCTTACCGACATTTGAGGCAGCCATGCGAATAA
- a CDS encoding DUF2304 domain-containing protein, producing the protein MRITPVTVFIAFFAVLIIAVVLSKIKKETIGIRSAVVWLCLMSGIGFFGLFPELLDWFIRLVHLEERLLFVLLSAIFILLALIFNLSTRFDRMERNWAKTIQELALLTYQLEKKDKESKK; encoded by the coding sequence ATGCGAATAACACCCGTAACCGTCTTTATCGCCTTTTTTGCGGTTCTTATTATTGCCGTGGTTCTCTCCAAGATCAAAAAAGAGACCATCGGTATCCGTTCCGCCGTGGTGTGGCTCTGTCTGATGAGCGGCATCGGTTTCTTCGGGCTCTTCCCTGAACTGCTGGACTGGTTCATCCGGCTGGTTCATCTGGAGGAAAGGCTGCTGTTCGTTCTGCTGTCGGCTATCTTCATCCTTCTGGCCCTGATCTTCAACCTCAGCACCCGATTCGACCGGATGGAGCGTAACTGGGCCAAAACCATTCAGGAACTGGCGCTGCTCACCTACCAGCTGGAGAAAAAGGACAAGGAAAGCAAAAAATGA
- a CDS encoding radical SAM protein yields the protein MNAGLNNCRILLLNPRISGDVRYGKFKSVGSYLPPYGLLSIAGVLEEKGHIVRVIDADTQQGLTLDNIRKIIVDFKPDIIGMTAYSIARRQVIDTAVFIKSISPAVIVVGGPHVIVFPEDLADCDSIDILAYGEGEYTMSDIADYYLSLKDISQIDGILYRKDGQVIKTKNREFISDLDSLPYPAYHLLDNLEDYKPMQLLYKRLPMVTFITGRGCPFNCIFCNSIWGKKIRLNSPEYIAGFIRKMVRDHHIREILFYEDTFLIDKKRIEILCDILINENIKIVWSCSANVRTVDKPILLKMKQAGCWLISFGIESGNNDVLKFIKKPLTVEESRQACRWANEAGLKIRGFFIIGHLVDTRQTIRDTINLAKSLPLFTVNICILQLLPGSKVREIAHDYGEVNYDLSLGTGHPGDTLSFVPKGLTVEYLHKMQRQAYFEFFVRPVQVWRLVRSIDSLEDVKKYVVLLRTFLGLYL from the coding sequence ATGAACGCGGGTCTCAATAACTGCCGGATACTGCTGTTAAACCCGCGGATATCCGGAGACGTACGCTACGGTAAATTCAAATCCGTGGGAAGCTACCTGCCGCCTTACGGGCTGCTGTCCATCGCCGGTGTCCTGGAAGAAAAGGGCCATATCGTTCGCGTCATCGACGCCGATACCCAGCAGGGATTGACGCTGGACAATATCCGGAAAATCATTGTCGATTTCAAGCCGGATATCATCGGCATGACCGCATACTCGATCGCCAGACGGCAGGTGATCGATACCGCCGTCTTTATCAAAAGCATATCGCCGGCGGTCATCGTTGTCGGCGGTCCTCATGTCATCGTCTTTCCGGAAGATCTGGCCGATTGTGACAGTATCGATATCCTCGCTTACGGCGAGGGCGAGTACACCATGTCCGACATAGCCGACTATTATTTATCGCTCAAAGACATTTCACAAATAGACGGAATCTTATACCGAAAAGACGGGCAGGTCATCAAAACGAAAAACAGAGAATTTATCAGCGATCTTGATTCCCTGCCCTATCCCGCCTATCACCTGCTCGACAATCTTGAAGATTACAAGCCCATGCAGCTTCTATATAAACGGCTGCCGATGGTGACCTTTATCACGGGAAGGGGCTGCCCCTTTAATTGTATTTTCTGCAATTCCATATGGGGCAAAAAAATAAGATTGAATTCACCGGAATATATTGCCGGTTTCATAAGAAAAATGGTGCGGGATCACCATATCAGGGAAATCCTGTTTTATGAGGATACCTTCCTGATCGATAAAAAACGAATCGAAATATTATGTGACATCCTCATCAATGAAAACATAAAAATTGTCTGGTCCTGTTCGGCCAATGTCAGAACCGTGGACAAACCGATTTTATTGAAAATGAAACAGGCGGGCTGCTGGCTGATTTCTTTCGGGATCGAGAGCGGGAACAATGACGTCCTGAAATTCATTAAAAAACCGTTAACCGTGGAAGAATCCAGACAGGCCTGCCGCTGGGCGAATGAAGCAGGCCTTAAAATCAGGGGGTTCTTCATCATCGGTCATCTGGTCGATACCAGGCAGACCATACGAGATACGATTAATCTGGCCAAGTCGCTGCCCCTCTTCACGGTGAATATCTGTATTCTGCAGCTTCTGCCGGGTTCAAAGGTCCGGGAAATAGCGCACGACTATGGAGAGGTGAACTACGACCTTTCCCTGGGCACCGGTCATCCCGGCGACACCTTGAGTTTCGTGCCCAAGGGGCTGACCGTGGAATATTTACATAAAATGCAGCGCCAGGCCTATTTTGAATTTTTTGTCAGGCCCGTTCAGGTGTGGCGACTGGTCAGATCCATTGACTCCCTGGAGGATGTGAAGAAATACGTTGTGCTGCTGAGAACCTTTCTGGGGTTGTATTTATAA
- a CDS encoding lysylphosphatidylglycerol synthase transmembrane domain-containing protein translates to MIFKYIIRILFSCLILVYISGKVDWRIIAEILSRTDMFWYFLSTGVMLVCAFIATAKFHRLIRKTHLSLSMARLMVIFFIGQFFALFLPMAVGTEAVRWYKVTRGKQGKSFFLAVTAYERILFVLTMIGFGLIPLLFDHGTPGITVLRDRLIPLALGAGTILMGGWLYLFNAKVQSVTNRFLKKTLHLKESSRLYLLMNNLELKDRSWKLLGLLFFLTVCWQIFYIVRIYFLFFAMGLSFGIVQAAWMGSLVLMIQVLPVTFAGLGLREGAYAYLFTLYGLPSEQGVVVGLLFFTQMLVFAFIGGILNLLEK, encoded by the coding sequence TTGATCTTCAAATATATCATCCGTATACTATTTTCCTGCCTGATACTCGTTTATATCAGCGGCAAGGTCGACTGGCGGATCATAGCCGAGATTCTCAGCCGCACCGATATGTTCTGGTATTTTCTGTCCACCGGCGTCATGCTGGTGTGCGCCTTTATCGCCACCGCTAAATTTCATCGGCTGATACGAAAAACCCATCTGTCGCTTTCGATGGCGCGCCTGATGGTCATCTTTTTCATTGGCCAGTTCTTCGCGCTGTTTCTGCCCATGGCCGTGGGGACCGAGGCGGTGCGCTGGTATAAGGTCACCCGCGGCAAGCAGGGCAAGAGTTTTTTCCTGGCCGTCACCGCCTATGAACGGATTCTGTTCGTCCTGACGATGATCGGCTTCGGCCTGATCCCGCTGCTGTTTGATCATGGGACCCCGGGGATAACCGTCCTGCGAGACCGGCTGATCCCGCTGGCACTGGGCGCCGGTACCATCCTGATGGGCGGCTGGCTGTATCTCTTCAACGCCAAAGTCCAATCCGTCACCAACCGTTTTCTCAAAAAAACATTACACCTCAAAGAGAGCAGCCGGCTTTATCTGCTAATGAATAATCTGGAGCTCAAGGACCGGTCATGGAAACTGCTGGGTCTACTGTTTTTTTTGACCGTCTGCTGGCAAATCTTCTATATCGTCCGCATCTACTTTCTGTTTTTCGCCATGGGGTTATCCTTCGGAATTGTACAGGCCGCCTGGATGGGTTCGCTGGTGCTGATGATCCAGGTGCTGCCCGTCACCTTCGCCGGCCTGGGGCTTCGCGAGGGGGCCTATGCCTACCTTTTCACGCTATACGGTCTGCCTTCGGAACAGGGCGTTGTCGTGGGGCTGCTGTTTTTCACGCAGATGCTGGTTTTCGCCTTCATCGGCGGCATTTTAAACCTGCTTGAAAAATGA
- a CDS encoding tetratricopeptide repeat protein: MLNHHLTVTPSPVSGFGRVLRLLPAVIILAALALVTYANTFTAPFVFDDLPHITENPCIRVSEITPGAMIRILDSRLITRPLANFSLAVNFFFHQYDVRGYHAVNLAIHIITALLVMLVARETLRLGGYDTTWTPLLAAALWLVNPVHTQSVTYIVQRMNSMAALFYLLALYLYIRARMNAGSSQGRSILLYALCLTAAVLALASKENAATLIVVLPLYEWFFFYRPGTARPKHWLFGTELAAAFLIALAILYLGLNPDMLHGRFNRLGFTMGQRLLTEAGVVIYYVSLIFFPHPARLNLDPDFPLSRAMTAPLSTFPAMIALGLMLAAALYGARRHRLCSFAALWFLITLSIESSVLPLALIYEHRTYLPSVFPLIALTAFADRHIRPQFAAVVLLSLCIGVCGFWTYRRNAVWTDAIRLWQDTAAKSPGQARPYCNIGSELLLAGKPGEAIAPLARGLVLDPYYTDIHNAMAIACHLTGNDEKALAHCRAALDTDPGHLEALNTMGFILREQGNLDQARERFDRVLEQTPDNFEALMNLGLIERARKDIPGAVSWFQKAVAIHPANDQALYYLSSSLAQSGRTDEAIEYLQKARKLSPNDPALIWEMVLIFSEAGNYGKAAEWMETLVALQAGNPKLLYNLACLYALQHDRSRAVETLRKAVDGGYNDWPRLRTDKDLENIRGTTYYQNLIQNH, encoded by the coding sequence ATGCTGAATCATCATCTAACGGTTACCCCTTCGCCGGTATCGGGCTTTGGCCGCGTGCTTCGGTTGCTGCCGGCGGTTATCATCCTGGCAGCCCTGGCCCTGGTGACATATGCCAACACCTTTACCGCGCCGTTTGTTTTTGACGACCTCCCCCATATCACGGAAAACCCCTGCATCCGGGTGAGCGAGATTACGCCGGGAGCAATGATCCGGATACTGGACAGCCGGTTAATCACCCGCCCACTGGCCAACTTCAGCCTGGCCGTCAACTTCTTCTTTCACCAATACGACGTCAGAGGATATCACGCGGTCAACCTGGCCATCCATATTATTACCGCCCTGCTGGTGATGCTGGTGGCCCGGGAAACCTTGCGGCTAGGCGGATACGATACCACCTGGACCCCGCTTCTGGCCGCGGCCCTGTGGCTGGTCAACCCTGTCCACACCCAATCGGTCACCTATATCGTCCAGCGCATGAATTCAATGGCGGCTCTGTTCTATCTGCTGGCCCTGTACCTGTATATCCGGGCGCGGATGAACGCCGGGAGTAGTCAGGGCCGGAGCATCCTGCTGTACGCCCTCTGCCTGACGGCCGCCGTCCTGGCCCTGGCCTCCAAGGAAAACGCCGCCACCCTGATAGTGGTTCTGCCGCTGTATGAATGGTTTTTCTTTTACCGCCCGGGCACCGCCCGGCCGAAGCATTGGCTCTTTGGCACAGAGCTGGCGGCCGCGTTTCTCATCGCCCTGGCCATCCTTTACCTGGGGCTAAACCCGGACATGCTTCACGGCCGATTCAACCGGCTGGGCTTTACCATGGGCCAGCGGCTGCTGACCGAAGCCGGTGTGGTCATTTATTATGTCAGCCTGATCTTTTTCCCCCATCCGGCCCGTCTCAACCTGGATCCGGACTTTCCTCTCTCGCGGGCCATGACGGCTCCCCTTTCCACATTTCCGGCCATGATTGCCCTGGGCCTGATGCTGGCGGCGGCCCTGTACGGCGCCCGGCGGCACCGCCTCTGCTCCTTTGCCGCTCTCTGGTTTCTGATCACCCTGTCCATCGAGTCGTCCGTCCTACCTCTGGCGCTGATCTATGAACACCGCACCTACCTGCCCTCGGTCTTTCCGCTGATCGCCCTGACGGCTTTCGCCGACCGGCACATCCGCCCCCAATTCGCGGCCGTCGTCCTTCTAAGCCTCTGCATCGGCGTCTGCGGCTTCTGGACATACCGGCGAAACGCGGTCTGGACGGATGCGATCCGTTTGTGGCAAGATACCGCCGCTAAATCCCCAGGCCAAGCCAGGCCTTACTGCAATATCGGGTCCGAACTGCTGCTGGCCGGAAAACCCGGAGAAGCCATCGCCCCCCTGGCCCGGGGGCTGGTGCTGGACCCTTATTACACGGACATCCACAACGCCATGGCCATCGCCTGCCATCTGACCGGCAACGACGAAAAAGCCCTGGCCCATTGCCGCGCGGCCCTTGATACCGACCCCGGCCATCTCGAAGCCCTCAACACCATGGGTTTCATCCTGCGGGAGCAGGGGAACCTGGACCAGGCCCGGGAGCGCTTCGACCGGGTGCTGGAACAAACACCGGACAACTTCGAGGCGCTCATGAATTTGGGACTGATCGAACGGGCCCGTAAAGATATTCCCGGGGCCGTGTCATGGTTCCAAAAAGCCGTTGCGATTCATCCCGCCAACGACCAGGCGCTCTATTATCTGAGCAGCAGCCTGGCGCAAAGCGGCCGGACCGATGAGGCCATCGAATACCTGCAAAAGGCACGGAAACTTTCACCAAACGATCCCGCCCTGATCTGGGAAATGGTCCTGATCTTCAGCGAGGCCGGCAATTACGGAAAAGCCGCCGAATGGATGGAAACCCTGGTCGCCTTACAGGCGGGCAACCCCAAACTTCTTTACAACCTGGCCTGCCTGTATGCCCTGCAGCACGACCGGAGCAGAGCCGTGGAGACCCTGCGAAAAGCCGTGGACGGCGGATATAACGACTGGCCGCGGCTGCGGACCGATAAAGACCTTGAAAATATCAGGGGCACAACGTATTATCAAAATTTAATTCAAAACCATTGA
- a CDS encoding tetratricopeptide repeat protein, producing MATSSFNKFNSLHTGAAIILMAVLALLTYANTFTTPFVFDDLPHIVENARIRFTPSIPGSASRLMEVLTSTRSLAFLTFALNYYFHGYDVRGFHAVNLIIHLITALLVFLVARRTLRLCNAGNDPAALLAAALWLVNPVHTQSVTYIVQRMNAMAAMFYMLALYLYIRTRMKTGGSHGRVRDALGYVLCLAATALALASKENAVTLPVVLLLYEWYFFQNLDRTWLKKQLPWMGIAAAAAAALVLFLMRETSLAGILNDLYDQQGFTMGQRLLSEAGVVVYYISLLIFPHPGRLVINYDFPLSRTPIDPLSTAPALAALFMLVLATVYGARRHRLMSFAVLWFLITLSVESSVIGLALIYEHRTYLPSVFPLIAMTALAVRHLRPRPAAVVLLCAAIAVSGLWTWRRNSIWCDDLSFWQDAVAKSPGLAIPYVNLGIIYKDKGEIDQAMDCYTRAWQHSKPQQETAVIALSNSCELLLLQNRYKEAADCSQQAIAAYPEFVNAHLNLGIAMMRLGRTDEAIKSNLRALEIHPYLDKAFNNLGNAWFIKGDTELALAYFNKTLAVNPYHQGAIANIKTIERVVSKYGREIDRLKTAAQAQPENSQLAYETGQISQAAGMTDQAVFWYENALTLEPDRALYLNALGNAYADAGRIGDAAEIFEKLATQISNKATVFYNLACLYARLNEKEKALEKLQEAVENGYNNWNHLEADKDLENISDTTYYQTLLKR from the coding sequence ATGGCGACGTCTTCCTTCAACAAATTCAATAGCCTCCACACCGGAGCGGCGATAATCCTGATGGCGGTTTTGGCGCTGCTGACCTACGCCAACACCTTTACCACGCCGTTTGTTTTCGATGATCTGCCCCATATCGTCGAGAACGCCCGGATCCGGTTCACGCCGTCCATTCCGGGAAGCGCCTCCCGCCTGATGGAAGTGCTCACCTCCACCCGGTCCCTGGCCTTCCTCACTTTTGCCCTCAATTACTATTTTCACGGGTATGACGTCCGGGGCTTTCATGCCGTCAACCTGATCATTCATCTCATCACGGCCCTGCTCGTGTTCCTGGTCGCCCGGCGCACCCTGCGCCTGTGCAATGCCGGAAACGACCCGGCCGCGCTGCTGGCCGCGGCCCTGTGGCTGGTCAACCCGGTTCACACCCAGTCGGTCACGTATATCGTCCAACGTATGAACGCCATGGCGGCCATGTTCTATATGCTGGCCCTGTACCTGTATATCCGGACACGGATGAAGACCGGCGGGAGCCACGGCCGCGTCCGGGACGCCCTGGGGTACGTCCTCTGCCTGGCGGCGACCGCCCTCGCCCTGGCCTCCAAGGAAAACGCCGTCACCCTGCCGGTGGTTCTGCTGCTGTATGAATGGTACTTCTTTCAGAACCTGGACCGGACCTGGCTGAAAAAGCAGCTTCCCTGGATGGGGATTGCGGCGGCCGCGGCCGCGGCGCTGGTCCTTTTTCTGATGCGGGAGACCTCCCTGGCCGGAATACTCAATGATCTCTACGACCAGCAGGGGTTCACCATGGGACAGCGGCTGTTGAGCGAAGCCGGCGTGGTCGTCTACTATATCAGCCTGCTGATCTTTCCCCACCCGGGCCGGCTGGTCATCAATTACGATTTCCCCCTGTCGCGAACGCCCATCGATCCGCTTTCCACCGCCCCGGCCCTGGCCGCCCTGTTCATGCTCGTTCTGGCGACGGTATACGGCGCCAGACGGCATCGGCTGATGTCCTTTGCCGTTCTCTGGTTTCTGATCACCCTGTCCGTCGAATCCTCGGTCATCGGCCTGGCCCTGATCTATGAACACCGCACTTATCTGCCGTCGGTCTTCCCGCTGATCGCCATGACGGCACTTGCGGTCCGGCACCTCCGGCCCCGGCCAGCGGCCGTCGTTCTTCTGTGCGCCGCCATCGCCGTCAGCGGCCTCTGGACCTGGCGCAGAAACAGCATCTGGTGCGACGATCTCTCCTTCTGGCAGGACGCCGTCGCCAAATCCCCCGGATTGGCGATTCCCTATGTCAATCTCGGCATTATTTACAAGGACAAGGGTGAAATCGACCAGGCCATGGACTGCTATACCCGGGCATGGCAGCATTCCAAACCACAACAGGAAACGGCCGTCATCGCCCTGTCCAACAGCTGCGAACTGCTGCTGCTGCAAAACCGCTATAAGGAAGCAGCCGACTGTTCACAACAGGCCATCGCCGCTTATCCCGAGTTTGTGAATGCCCATCTCAATCTGGGCATCGCCATGATGCGCCTGGGGCGGACCGATGAGGCCATAAAAAGCAACCTCCGCGCCCTGGAAATACACCCGTATCTGGACAAAGCGTTCAATAACCTGGGAAACGCCTGGTTCATAAAAGGCGACACAGAACTGGCGCTGGCTTATTTCAATAAGACGCTGGCCGTCAACCCCTATCATCAGGGAGCAATCGCCAACATTAAAACCATCGAGAGAGTCGTCAGCAAATACGGCAGGGAAATCGACCGGTTGAAAACCGCCGCCCAGGCGCAACCTGAAAATTCGCAATTGGCCTATGAAACAGGACAGATCAGCCAGGCCGCCGGCATGACAGACCAGGCCGTCTTCTGGTATGAAAATGCCCTGACACTTGAGCCCGACCGGGCCTTATACCTTAATGCCCTGGGAAATGCATACGCCGACGCGGGCCGCATCGGCGATGCCGCGGAGATATTTGAAAAACTGGCGACACAGATATCGAACAAGGCGACCGTATTTTACAACCTGGCCTGTCTCTACGCGCGTCTGAATGAAAAAGAAAAAGCCTTAGAAAAGCTTCAAGAAGCCGTGGAAAACGGTTATAATAACTGGAACCATCTGGAAGCCGACAAGGATCTGGAGAACATCTCCGACACGACGTATTACCAAACGCTCCTGAAACGATAA
- a CDS encoding tetratricopeptide repeat protein: MTEPYADTPSVSRTMAAIILMAVLALLTYANTFTTPFVFDDLPHIVENARIRFTPSIPGSASRLMEVLTSTRSLAFLTFALNYYFHGYDVRGFHAVNLIIHLITALLVFLVARRTLRLCNAGNDPAALLAAALWLVNPVHTQSVTYIVQRMNAMAAMFYMLALYLYIRTRMKTGGSHGRVRDALGYVLCLAATALALASKENAVTLPVVLLLYEWYFFQNLDRTWLKKQLPWMGIAAAAAAALVLFLMRETSLAGILNDLYDQQGFTMGQRLLSEAGVVVYYISLLIFPHPGRLVINYDFPLSRTPIDPLSTAPALAAMLMLTLAAVYGARRHRLISFAVLWFLITLSVESSVIGLALIYEHRTYLPSVFPLIAMTALLFHRLPAQKRSFIISGVLIVICAFWTHQRNAVWNDAARFWQDSLAKTPNDSNTHNHLGIALSRAGQYEAAISHFRIALRAIVNPDVASVHNNLCAALVGAGRYAEAIDHCRAALRLNPDYVNAHFNLGFALYKTGCRLEAIRHYRTGLLSAPDPKDPNLVSVYNNLGAALAAQGEIDEAVVFFHKAVELDPDNIDACYNLGVILKTENRLTEGP, translated from the coding sequence ATGACGGAACCATATGCCGACACCCCCTCCGTTTCCCGAACAATGGCGGCGATAATCCTGATGGCGGTTTTGGCGCTGCTGACCTACGCCAACACCTTTACCACGCCGTTTGTTTTCGATGATCTGCCCCATATCGTCGAGAACGCCCGGATCCGGTTCACGCCGTCCATTCCGGGAAGCGCCTCCCGCCTGATGGAAGTGCTCACCTCCACCCGGTCCCTGGCCTTCCTCACTTTTGCCCTCAATTACTATTTTCACGGGTATGACGTCCGGGGCTTTCATGCCGTCAACCTGATCATTCATCTCATCACGGCCCTGCTCGTGTTCCTGGTCGCCCGGCGCACCCTGCGCCTGTGCAATGCCGGAAACGACCCGGCCGCGCTGCTGGCCGCGGCCCTGTGGCTGGTCAACCCGGTTCACACCCAGTCGGTCACGTATATCGTCCAACGTATGAACGCCATGGCGGCCATGTTCTATATGCTGGCCCTGTACCTGTATATCCGGACACGGATGAAGACCGGCGGGAGCCACGGCCGCGTCCGGGACGCCCTGGGGTACGTCCTCTGCCTGGCGGCGACCGCCCTCGCCCTGGCCTCCAAGGAAAACGCCGTCACCCTGCCGGTGGTTCTGCTGCTGTATGAATGGTACTTCTTTCAGAACCTGGACCGGACCTGGCTGAAAAAGCAGCTTCCCTGGATGGGGATTGCGGCGGCCGCGGCCGCGGCGCTGGTCCTTTTTCTGATGCGGGAGACCTCCCTGGCCGGAATACTCAATGATCTCTACGACCAGCAGGGGTTCACCATGGGACAGCGGCTGTTGAGCGAAGCCGGCGTGGTCGTCTACTATATCAGCCTGCTGATCTTTCCCCACCCGGGCCGGCTGGTCATCAATTACGATTTCCCCCTGTCGCGAACGCCCATCGATCCCCTTTCCACCGCCCCGGCCCTGGCCGCCATGCTCATGCTTACCCTGGCGGCGGTGTACGGCGCCAGACGGCATCGGCTGATTTCCTTTGCCGTTCTCTGGTTTCTGATCACCCTGTCCGTCGAATCATCGGTCATCGGCCTGGCCCTGATCTATGAACACCGCACTTATCTGCCGTCGGTCTTCCCGCTGATCGCCATGACGGCATTGTTGTTCCACAGGCTGCCGGCGCAAAAGCGGTCTTTTATCATTTCAGGAGTCCTGATCGTCATCTGCGCCTTCTGGACACACCAGCGCAACGCCGTCTGGAATGATGCCGCAAGGTTCTGGCAGGACAGCCTGGCCAAAACACCGAACGATTCTAATACACACAACCACCTGGGAATCGCTTTAAGCCGGGCCGGACAATATGAGGCGGCCATCAGCCATTTCCGGATTGCCCTGCGCGCGATTGTTAATCCCGACGTTGCCAGTGTTCACAACAATCTTTGCGCTGCCCTGGTCGGGGCCGGGAGATACGCGGAGGCCATCGACCATTGCCGTGCTGCCCTGCGCCTGAACCCCGATTACGTCAACGCCCATTTTAACCTGGGATTCGCGCTTTATAAAACGGGGTGCCGCCTTGAAGCAATCAGGCATTACAGAACCGGTCTGCTGTCGGCACCGGACCCGAAAGATCCGAATCTGGTAAGTGTTTATAACAATTTGGGAGCGGCTTTAGCGGCCCAGGGCGAAATTGATGAGGCGGTTGTATTTTTTCATAAAGCGGTTGAACTTGATCCGGATAATATTGACGCGTGTTATAATCTGGGGGTAATCTTGAAGACTGAAAACCGCTTGACAGAGGGCCCGTAA